Proteins encoded by one window of Bauldia sp.:
- the ptsP gene encoding phosphoenolpyruvate--protein phosphotransferase, with amino-acid sequence MRGAPAGPRVLLRRLREIMAEPISAQARLDKIVTQIAANMVAEVCSAYVLRSDGVLELYATEGLKREAVHHASLRVGQGLVGTIAEEALPLNLSDAQHHPAFQYLPETGEEIYNSFLGVPILRAGRTLGVLVVQNKARRTYHEEEVEALQTTAMVLAEMIAVGELASLSRPGTSIDLKRPISLTGIGLGEGVGLGHVVLHEPRVVVTALIGEDVEHESGRLDEAISSLRLFVDDMLSRDDIAETGEHRDVLEAYRMFAYDRGWVKRMHEAIRNGLSAEAAVEKVQSDMRARLQRQSDPFLRDRLHDFDDLTNRLLRVLMGKEHGPGATLPKDAIVVARTMGAAELLDYGREHIRGLVLEEGGPTSHVAIVARALGIASVGRAENVVSLVENGDAIIVDGIAGEVHVRPRPDVESAYAEKVRFRAKRQEQYRLLRDKAPITKDGARVALMMNAGLLVDLPHLDESGAEGIGLFRTELQFMIASTLPKLTEQSAFYASVMAAVGDRPVTFRTLDIGGDKVLPYMRTAQEENPAMGWRAIRLGLDRPGLLGTQLRALMRAAAGRELRVMLPMVTELDEVRKTRAMIDRELAHMNRHGRAAPSRVMLGAMLEVPALLWQLDELAGVADFISVGSNDLLQFMTASDRGNTLVSGRFDPLSKPFLRALRSITRITGKAIPVTLCGELAGNPLAAMTLIGLGYRSLSMSPAAIGPVKAMTLALDAGKLAALLDGLLDGEGGSTHLRPALTAFADSEGIPY; translated from the coding sequence ATGCGGGGAGCCCCCGCCGGGCCGCGCGTCCTGCTCCGCCGCCTCAGGGAGATCATGGCGGAGCCGATCAGCGCACAAGCCCGGCTCGACAAAATTGTTACGCAGATCGCCGCCAACATGGTGGCCGAGGTGTGCTCGGCCTACGTGTTGCGCTCCGACGGCGTGCTCGAACTGTACGCCACCGAGGGCCTGAAGCGCGAAGCCGTGCACCATGCCTCGCTGCGCGTCGGGCAGGGCCTTGTCGGCACGATTGCCGAGGAGGCGCTGCCGCTCAACCTCAGCGACGCGCAGCATCATCCGGCGTTCCAGTACCTCCCGGAGACCGGCGAAGAAATCTACAACTCGTTCCTCGGCGTGCCGATCTTGCGCGCCGGCCGGACGCTCGGCGTTCTGGTCGTCCAGAATAAGGCGCGGCGCACCTATCACGAGGAAGAAGTCGAGGCGCTGCAGACGACCGCGATGGTGCTCGCCGAAATGATCGCGGTCGGCGAGCTCGCCTCGCTGTCGCGGCCGGGCACCTCGATCGATCTCAAGCGGCCGATATCGCTGACCGGCATCGGTCTCGGCGAAGGCGTCGGCCTCGGCCATGTCGTGCTGCATGAGCCGCGCGTTGTGGTCACCGCATTGATCGGCGAGGACGTCGAGCACGAGTCGGGGCGGCTCGACGAGGCGATCTCGTCGCTTCGCCTGTTCGTCGACGACATGCTGTCGCGTGACGACATCGCGGAGACGGGCGAGCATCGCGACGTGCTCGAGGCGTATCGCATGTTCGCGTACGACCGCGGCTGGGTGAAGCGGATGCACGAGGCGATCCGCAACGGCCTGTCGGCCGAGGCGGCGGTCGAGAAGGTGCAGAGCGACATGCGCGCGCGCCTGCAGCGCCAGTCGGATCCGTTCCTGCGCGACCGGCTGCACGATTTCGACGATCTCACCAACCGGCTGCTGCGTGTGCTGATGGGCAAGGAGCACGGGCCGGGCGCGACCTTGCCGAAGGATGCGATCGTGGTGGCGCGCACCATGGGCGCGGCGGAACTGCTCGACTACGGCCGCGAGCATATCCGCGGCCTGGTACTGGAGGAGGGCGGGCCGACCAGCCATGTCGCCATCGTGGCGCGGGCGCTCGGCATTGCCTCGGTCGGGCGGGCGGAGAACGTCGTGTCGCTGGTCGAGAACGGCGACGCGATCATCGTCGACGGCATCGCCGGCGAGGTGCATGTCCGCCCGCGGCCGGACGTCGAGTCGGCCTATGCCGAGAAGGTGCGCTTCCGCGCCAAGCGGCAGGAGCAATATCGGCTGCTGCGCGACAAGGCGCCGATCACCAAGGACGGCGCGCGCGTCGCGCTGATGATGAATGCCGGCCTGCTGGTCGATCTGCCGCATCTCGATGAGTCCGGGGCGGAGGGCATCGGCCTGTTCCGCACCGAGTTGCAGTTCATGATCGCATCGACGTTGCCGAAGCTGACCGAGCAGAGCGCGTTCTACGCCTCGGTGATGGCGGCGGTCGGCGACCGGCCGGTGACGTTCCGCACGCTCGACATCGGCGGCGACAAGGTGCTGCCCTACATGCGGACGGCGCAAGAAGAAAATCCGGCGATGGGCTGGCGCGCCATTCGTCTCGGCCTCGACCGGCCGGGGCTGCTCGGCACGCAGCTTCGCGCGCTGATGCGCGCCGCGGCGGGTCGCGAGCTCCGCGTCATGCTGCCGATGGTCACCGAGCTCGACGAGGTGCGGAAGACGCGCGCCATGATCGACCGCGAGCTGGCGCACATGAATCGGCATGGCCGGGCGGCGCCGAGCCGCGTGATGCTCGGCGCGATGCTCGAGGTGCCGGCGCTGCTCTGGCAGCTCGACGAGCTTGCCGGCGTCGCCGATTTCATCTCGGTCGGCTCCAACGATCTGCTGCAGTTCATGACGGCGAGCGACCGCGGCAACACGCTGGTTTCCGGCCGTTTCGATCCGCTGTCGAAGCCGTTCCTGCGGGCGCTCCGCTCGATCACGCGGATTACCGGCAAGGCGATTCCGGTCACGCTGTGCGGCGAGCTGGCGGGGAATCCGCTGGCGGCGATGACGCTGATCGGGCTCGGTTACCGTTCGTTGTCCATGTCGCCGGCGGCGATCGGACCGGTGAAGGCGATGACGCTGGCGCTGGACGCTGGGAAGCTGGCAGCGCTGCTCGACGGGCTGCTTGACGGGGAGGGCGGTTCGACCCATCTCCGCCCGGCGCTGACCGCCTTTGCCGACTCCGAAGGCATCCCGTATTAA
- a CDS encoding aspartate kinase, which translates to MTRLVMKFGGTSVADIPRIKNVARHVKREVDAGHEVAVVVSAMSGFTNQLVTWTREASALHDAREYDTVVAAGEQITSGLVAIALQDIGVNARSWQGWQIPILTDNAHGAARIQQIDGTELIRRLGEGQVAVVSGFQGIGPDHRIATLGRGGSDTSAVALAAALNADRCDIYTDVDGVYTTDPRIEQKARRLSRVSYEEMLEMASLGAKVLQVRSVELAMVHGVRTFVRSSFEDPASIDSSAGGDPPGTLICDEDEIMEKKFVSGIAYSKDEAQISLRHVADKPGVAAAVFGPLAAANINVDMIVQNISEDGTQTDMTFTVPTADYERSRKVLEQSRSEIGYKAIQGSTDVAKVSVIGIGMRSHAGVAADCFKALAAKGINIRAITTSEIKISVLIDATYTELAVRTLHSLYGLDNA; encoded by the coding sequence ATGACACGACTGGTGATGAAATTCGGCGGAACGTCTGTCGCCGACATCCCGCGCATCAAGAACGTCGCCCGTCACGTCAAGCGCGAGGTCGATGCCGGGCATGAGGTGGCGGTGGTCGTCTCCGCCATGTCGGGGTTCACCAACCAGCTCGTGACCTGGACGCGCGAGGCCTCGGCCCTCCACGATGCTCGGGAATACGACACCGTAGTCGCGGCCGGCGAGCAGATTACCTCCGGCCTCGTCGCCATCGCGCTGCAGGACATCGGCGTCAACGCGCGGTCGTGGCAGGGGTGGCAGATCCCGATCCTCACTGACAATGCACATGGCGCGGCGCGCATCCAGCAGATCGACGGGACGGAGCTGATCCGCCGCCTCGGCGAGGGGCAGGTCGCGGTCGTCTCCGGCTTCCAGGGCATCGGGCCGGATCACCGTATCGCGACGCTCGGGCGCGGCGGGTCGGATACCTCGGCGGTGGCGCTTGCCGCGGCGCTCAACGCCGACCGCTGCGACATCTACACCGACGTCGACGGCGTCTATACGACCGACCCGCGCATCGAACAGAAGGCGCGGCGGCTGTCACGCGTTTCTTACGAAGAGATGCTTGAGATGGCGTCTCTCGGGGCAAAGGTGCTGCAGGTTCGCTCGGTCGAGCTGGCGATGGTGCATGGGGTGCGCACCTTCGTCCGCTCGAGCTTCGAGGATCCTGCTTCTATCGATTCCAGTGCTGGCGGCGATCCGCCGGGAACCCTCATTTGCGACGAGGACGAGATCATGGAAAAGAAGTTCGTCTCGGGCATCGCCTACTCCAAGGACGAGGCGCAGATTTCGCTGCGTCATGTCGCCGACAAGCCGGGCGTCGCCGCCGCCGTATTCGGGCCACTCGCAGCTGCCAACATCAACGTCGATATGATCGTCCAGAACATCTCCGAAGACGGCACCCAGACCGACATGACCTTCACCGTGCCGACGGCCGACTACGAGCGCTCGCGCAAGGTGCTGGAACAGTCGCGCTCCGAGATCGGCTACAAGGCCATCCAGGGATCGACCGACGTCGCCAAAGTCTCGGTCATAGGCATCGGCATGCGCAGCCATGCGGGCGTCGCGGCGGACTGTTTCAAGGCGCTGGCCGCCAAGGGCATCAACATCCGCGCCATCACGACGTCTGAAATCAAGATATCGGTATTGATCGACGCGACCTATACCGAGCTTGCGGTCCGGACTTTGCATTCGCTATACGGACTCGACAACGCCTAA
- a CDS encoding TetR/AcrR family transcriptional regulator, translating to MPYTAEHKLDTRTRIIKSARRLFNQNGFEAVTIGEIMGDAGLTHGGFYKHFSAKEDLYQAAVLEFIRGEPEHWQTKNYDPDAKGAAMARMIVDAYLSKEHFAERDASCPMIALPSDVSRGNKAVKGAFREVMEMMVDAFEANLPAGKGRTQRERALALVALAVGGMVLARAMDTKAASDEVRDAARNQAHDTFGWID from the coding sequence ATGCCCTACACCGCCGAACACAAGCTCGACACCCGCACGCGCATCATCAAGAGCGCCCGCCGCCTGTTCAACCAGAACGGTTTCGAGGCCGTCACCATCGGCGAAATCATGGGCGATGCCGGGCTGACCCACGGCGGCTTCTACAAGCACTTCTCGGCGAAGGAGGACCTCTACCAGGCCGCGGTGCTCGAATTCATCCGCGGCGAGCCGGAGCACTGGCAGACGAAAAACTACGACCCCGATGCCAAAGGCGCGGCGATGGCCCGCATGATCGTCGATGCATACCTATCGAAGGAGCACTTCGCCGAGCGCGACGCCTCCTGCCCGATGATCGCGCTTCCCTCGGACGTCTCGCGCGGCAACAAGGCCGTGAAGGGCGCCTTCCGCGAAGTCATGGAAATGATGGTCGACGCCTTCGAGGCGAACCTGCCCGCCGGCAAGGGCCGCACGCAGCGCGAACGCGCGCTGGCGCTGGTTGCCCTCGCCGTCGGCGGCATGGTGCTCGCCCGCGCCATGGACACCAAGGCCGCGTCGGACGAAGTACGCGACGCCGCCCGCAACCAGGCGCACGACACCTTCGGCTGGATCGACTGA
- a CDS encoding MFS transporter gives MTQPAPAADAGYKWIALSNTTLGVLAATINSSILLISLPAVFRGINLDPLLPQNINYLLWTIMGYLVATSVLVVTFGRLGDTFGRARMYNLGFLIFTLSVAALSYIPGEAGTAATYLIVVRIIQGVGGAMLMANASAILTDAFPQRQRGLALGINTIAGIGGSFLGLIIGGLLADIDWRAIFWVNVPFGIVGTAWAYWKLKDMRPPKHEKMDWGGNLTFAFGLIFILIAINEGIQPYGDSVMAWGNPSVYGLLIAGVLALVAFVFIEQRVARPMFDLKLFRIRPFTYGSLASLLSAIGRGGLQFMLIIWLQGVWLPLHGYTFEETPLWAGIFMLPLTVGFLIAGPVSGWLTDHVGARPFATGGMIVGAISFALLMLLPADFDYWAFAFLIFLNGLGSGLFSAPNSTQIMNSVPASERGQASGMRATTMNAGMVLSIGVFFSLMIVGLASTLPTTMKDALVGQGVPEVIAERAAKAPPVASLFAAFLGYNPMAELIPEDTLKALPPENSATITGKHFFPDLISKPFMHGLTFAFTFSLILYLLAAVASWLGGARFVHDEVVPPETVPAPGE, from the coding sequence ATGACACAGCCCGCTCCGGCCGCGGACGCCGGTTATAAATGGATCGCGCTCAGCAATACGACGCTTGGCGTGCTCGCCGCCACCATCAACTCATCGATCCTGCTGATATCGCTGCCGGCGGTTTTCCGCGGCATTAACCTCGATCCGCTGCTGCCGCAGAACATCAACTACCTGCTGTGGACGATCATGGGCTACCTCGTCGCGACCTCGGTGCTGGTCGTGACCTTCGGCCGCCTCGGCGACACCTTCGGCCGGGCGCGCATGTACAACCTCGGCTTCCTCATCTTCACGCTGTCGGTGGCGGCGCTGTCGTACATTCCGGGCGAAGCCGGCACGGCGGCGACGTACCTCATCGTCGTGCGCATCATCCAGGGCGTCGGCGGCGCGATGCTGATGGCCAACGCCAGCGCGATCCTCACCGACGCGTTCCCGCAGCGCCAGCGCGGCCTGGCGCTCGGCATCAACACCATCGCCGGCATCGGCGGCTCGTTCCTCGGCCTCATCATCGGCGGCCTGCTCGCCGACATCGACTGGCGCGCGATCTTCTGGGTCAACGTGCCGTTCGGCATCGTCGGCACGGCGTGGGCGTACTGGAAGCTCAAGGACATGCGTCCGCCGAAGCACGAGAAGATGGACTGGGGCGGCAACCTCACCTTTGCCTTCGGCCTGATCTTCATCCTCATCGCGATCAACGAGGGCATCCAGCCGTATGGCGACTCGGTGATGGCGTGGGGCAATCCGTCGGTCTATGGGCTGCTGATCGCGGGCGTGCTGGCGCTGGTGGCGTTCGTGTTCATCGAGCAGCGCGTGGCGCGGCCGATGTTCGACCTGAAGCTTTTCCGTATCCGGCCGTTCACGTACGGCAGCCTCGCCAGCCTGTTGTCGGCGATCGGCCGCGGCGGCCTGCAGTTCATGCTGATCATCTGGCTGCAGGGCGTCTGGCTGCCCCTGCACGGCTACACCTTCGAGGAGACGCCGCTGTGGGCCGGCATCTTCATGCTGCCGCTGACGGTCGGCTTCCTCATCGCCGGGCCGGTGTCGGGCTGGCTGACGGACCACGTCGGCGCGCGGCCCTTCGCCACCGGCGGCATGATCGTCGGCGCTATCAGCTTCGCGCTGCTCATGCTGCTGCCGGCGGATTTCGACTACTGGGCCTTCGCGTTCCTTATCTTCCTCAATGGCCTCGGCTCGGGCCTGTTCAGCGCGCCGAACTCGACGCAGATCATGAACTCGGTGCCGGCGTCGGAACGCGGTCAGGCGTCCGGCATGCGGGCGACGACGATGAACGCCGGCATGGTGCTATCGATCGGCGTGTTCTTCTCGCTGATGATCGTCGGGCTCGCCTCGACCTTGCCGACGACGATGAAGGATGCGCTGGTCGGGCAGGGGGTGCCGGAGGTGATCGCCGAGCGTGCGGCCAAGGCGCCGCCGGTGGCGAGTCTCTTCGCTGCGTTCCTCGGCTACAATCCGATGGCGGAGCTGATCCCGGAGGACACGCTGAAGGCGTTGCCGCCGGAAAATTCGGCGACGATCACCGGCAAGCATTTCTTCCCCGACCTGATCTCCAAGCCGTTCATGCACGGGCTGACATTCGCGTTCACGTTCTCGCTGATCCTCTATCTGCTGGCGGCGGTCGCGTCGTGGCTGGGCGGTGCGCGCTTCGTGCACGACGAGGTGGTGCCGCCGGAGACGGTGCCGGCGCCGGGCGAGTAA
- the ubiG gene encoding bifunctional 2-polyprenyl-6-hydroxyphenol methylase/3-demethylubiquinol 3-O-methyltransferase UbiG, producing MTQEAATSTVDAEEISRFAALAATWWDERGPMAPLHKLNPLRVSWIKAEVARRFSRDGKAADALAGLRILDVGCGAGILSEPLARMGAAVVGIDPSAEVIAAAKHHASDAGLAIDYRAATAEALAAAGEKFDVVMALEVVEHVTGVPAFVATCGSMVKPGGMMIASTINRTMKAFVLAIVGAEYVLRWLPRGTHTYDKLVTPQELRAAFATAGLKPAAETGVMYIPFVDEFRLTSDLDVNYMMSATR from the coding sequence GTGACGCAGGAGGCCGCAACGTCAACCGTCGACGCCGAAGAAATCTCCCGCTTCGCCGCGCTTGCCGCGACGTGGTGGGACGAACGCGGCCCGATGGCGCCGCTGCACAAGCTCAATCCGCTGCGTGTTTCGTGGATTAAGGCTGAGGTCGCGCGACGTTTCAGCCGCGACGGCAAGGCCGCCGACGCCCTGGCGGGCTTGCGAATTCTCGACGTCGGCTGCGGTGCCGGAATCCTTTCCGAGCCGCTGGCGCGCATGGGCGCCGCGGTCGTCGGCATCGACCCATCCGCTGAGGTCATAGCGGCGGCGAAGCATCATGCGTCTGACGCGGGTCTCGCGATCGACTATCGCGCCGCGACCGCCGAGGCGCTGGCCGCGGCGGGAGAAAAATTTGACGTGGTGATGGCCCTGGAGGTGGTCGAGCACGTCACCGGCGTGCCGGCTTTCGTCGCCACCTGCGGCTCGATGGTGAAGCCCGGCGGCATGATGATCGCCTCGACCATCAACCGCACCATGAAGGCATTCGTGCTGGCGATCGTCGGCGCCGAGTACGTGCTGCGCTGGCTGCCGCGCGGCACGCACACCTACGACAAGCTGGTGACGCCGCAGGAACTGCGCGCCGCCTTCGCCACCGCGGGCCTGAAGCCCGCGGCGGAGACCGGCGTCATGTACATTCCGTTCGTCGATGAATTCCGCCTGACGTCGGACCTCGACGTCAATTACATGATGAGCGCGACGCGCTAG
- a CDS encoding YciI family protein: protein MAKYMAIYLAPAAAMAQMMQATPEQMKAGMAEWTQWSDDNDEVIDDLGGPLGKTKRISGAGVADTKNELTGYTIVEADSFEEAAKLFEDHPHLKMGEGAVIDLLEVMSMDDMMEDDEEEDEEA, encoded by the coding sequence ATGGCGAAGTACATGGCAATCTATTTGGCGCCGGCTGCCGCGATGGCGCAGATGATGCAGGCGACGCCGGAGCAGATGAAGGCGGGCATGGCCGAGTGGACCCAGTGGTCCGACGACAACGACGAGGTCATCGACGATCTCGGAGGGCCGCTCGGCAAGACGAAGCGGATCAGCGGCGCCGGCGTTGCCGACACGAAGAACGAACTCACCGGCTACACGATCGTGGAAGCCGACTCGTTCGAGGAAGCAGCGAAGCTGTTCGAGGACCACCCGCATCTCAAGATGGGCGAGGGCGCTGTCATCGATCTCCTCGAAGTCATGTCGATGGACGACATGATGGAAGACGACGAAGAAGAAGACGAGGAAGCCTAG
- a CDS encoding DUF1178 family protein, producing the protein MIRYTLRCDHEHEFEAWFRSGADYDRAANKGQNVCPVCGSATVEKALMAPAVSGTKKGEKMSLAVPDPRNAAMREAVREFRKKVTEGADYVGDKFAEEARKIHYEEAEARGIYGEASLEEARELAEEGIGFHPLPPLPDDAN; encoded by the coding sequence ATGATCCGCTATACGCTGCGCTGCGACCACGAGCATGAATTCGAGGCGTGGTTCCGCTCCGGCGCCGACTACGATCGCGCTGCGAACAAGGGCCAAAACGTCTGCCCCGTCTGCGGTTCGGCGACGGTCGAAAAGGCGCTGATGGCGCCTGCCGTCTCAGGCACCAAGAAGGGCGAGAAGATGAGTCTCGCGGTGCCCGACCCGCGCAACGCGGCGATGCGCGAGGCGGTCCGCGAGTTCCGCAAGAAGGTGACCGAGGGCGCTGACTACGTCGGCGACAAGTTCGCCGAGGAGGCGCGCAAGATCCACTACGAGGAGGCCGAGGCGCGCGGCATCTACGGCGAAGCGTCGCTGGAGGAGGCGCGCGAGCTCGCCGAGGAGGGTATCGGCTTCCATCCACTGCCACCGCTGCCCGACGACGCCAACTGA
- a CDS encoding carbon-nitrogen hydrolase family protein, with amino-acid sequence MSVFKAAAVQMRSGVDVARNVASAAALIRQAAAEGATYVLTPEMTTILDRDRERLLAAIAPEATDPSLMQFRGLAAELGIHLHIGSMAIRIGEADVANRSFLIGPDGKVIATYDKIHMFDVDLAGGESYRESRLYRPGAAAAVADLPQAKLGLSICYDVRFPHLYRALAKAGASVIAIPAAFTKTTGEAHWHVLIRARAIETGAFVVAAAQGGHHEDGRDTYGHSMIVDPWGKILAEAGTEPGVIVAEIDPEASATTRRRLPSLANDRAFTPPVAAS; translated from the coding sequence ATGAGCGTCTTCAAGGCAGCGGCCGTGCAGATGCGGAGCGGCGTCGACGTCGCGCGGAACGTCGCGTCGGCGGCGGCGCTGATCCGGCAGGCGGCGGCGGAGGGCGCGACCTACGTGCTGACGCCGGAGATGACGACGATCCTCGACCGGGATCGCGAGCGGCTGCTCGCGGCAATCGCGCCCGAGGCAACCGATCCGTCGCTGATGCAGTTCCGCGGGCTGGCGGCGGAGCTCGGCATCCATCTCCACATTGGGTCGATGGCGATCAGGATCGGCGAGGCGGACGTCGCCAACCGCTCGTTCCTGATCGGGCCGGACGGCAAGGTGATCGCGACCTACGACAAGATTCATATGTTCGACGTCGATCTCGCCGGCGGCGAAAGCTATCGCGAGTCGCGCCTCTACCGGCCGGGTGCGGCGGCGGCCGTCGCCGACCTGCCGCAGGCGAAGCTCGGCCTGTCGATCTGCTACGACGTGCGTTTCCCGCATCTCTATCGCGCGCTGGCGAAGGCCGGCGCGTCGGTCATCGCGATCCCCGCGGCGTTCACGAAAACCACCGGCGAGGCGCACTGGCATGTGCTGATCCGGGCGCGGGCGATCGAGACGGGCGCGTTCGTTGTCGCCGCCGCGCAGGGTGGGCACCATGAGGACGGGCGCGATACCTACGGCCACTCGATGATCGTCGATCCGTGGGGCAAGATTCTCGCGGAGGCCGGCACGGAGCCTGGCGTCATCGTCGCGGAGATCGATCCGGAGGCGAGTGCGACGACGCGACGGCGCTTGCCGTCGCTCGCCAACGACCGCGCGTTCACGCCGCCGGTGGCCGCATCATGA
- the grxC gene encoding glutaredoxin 3: protein MAQIDIYTRQFCSYCTMAKRLLQRHGLAFVEHDATGNAEMRAEMIQRANGGTTFPQIFIDGQHVGGCDDLFELEASGRLARLVSQAEA from the coding sequence ATGGCCCAGATCGACATTTATACGCGCCAGTTCTGTTCCTACTGCACGATGGCGAAGCGCCTGCTGCAGCGGCACGGGCTGGCCTTCGTCGAACATGACGCCACCGGCAACGCCGAGATGCGGGCCGAGATGATCCAGCGCGCCAACGGCGGCACGACCTTCCCGCAGATTTTCATCGACGGGCAGCACGTCGGCGGCTGCGACGATCTGTTCGAACTCGAGGCGTCGGGTCGCCTCGCGCGTCTCGTCAGCCAGGCCGAGGCATGA
- a CDS encoding ComF family protein: MEIDGDAILERPRPLRRAIAGAAALARAAADVAMPPQCLSCEAPVAGHGALCARCWSKLRLIERPYCAQLGIPFAYDIGAGALSAEAIADPPPFARCRAVAAFDDIARSLVHGLKYRDRLELAAWMASWMRRAGGEIVAEADVIVPVPLHRRRLWSRRYNQSVLLARGVAQLAGKPLVTDALIRIRATEQQVGLTADQRDRNVRGAFQVPAAAKIAVEGRRVLLVDDVYTTGATVKASTRALLRAGASAVDVLVFARVVRGGP; encoded by the coding sequence ATGGAGATCGATGGCGACGCGATCCTGGAGAGGCCGCGCCCGCTCAGGCGGGCGATTGCCGGCGCGGCGGCGCTTGCCCGCGCCGCGGCCGATGTCGCCATGCCGCCGCAGTGTCTGTCGTGCGAGGCGCCGGTCGCCGGCCACGGTGCGCTCTGCGCGCGCTGCTGGAGCAAGCTGCGGCTGATCGAGCGGCCGTATTGCGCGCAGCTCGGCATTCCGTTCGCCTACGACATCGGGGCCGGCGCGTTATCGGCCGAGGCGATCGCCGATCCGCCGCCGTTCGCGCGCTGTCGTGCCGTGGCTGCCTTCGACGATATCGCGCGCTCGCTGGTGCACGGCCTCAAGTATCGCGACCGGCTGGAGCTTGCGGCGTGGATGGCCTCGTGGATGCGGCGCGCCGGGGGCGAGATCGTCGCCGAGGCCGACGTCATCGTGCCGGTGCCGCTGCATCGCCGGCGCCTCTGGTCGCGGCGCTACAACCAGTCGGTGCTGCTGGCGCGGGGCGTTGCCCAGCTTGCCGGCAAGCCGCTTGTGACCGATGCGCTGATCCGCATCCGCGCGACCGAGCAGCAGGTTGGACTGACCGCGGACCAGCGCGACCGCAACGTCCGCGGTGCCTTCCAGGTGCCGGCGGCGGCGAAGATCGCCGTCGAGGGCCGGCGGGTGCTGCTGGTCGACGACGTGTACACGACCGGGGCGACAGTGAAGGCATCAACGCGGGCGCTGCTGCGCGCCGGAGCGTCGGCGGTCGACGTGCTGGTGTTCGCCCGGGTTGTCCGCGGCGGACCGTGA
- a CDS encoding methyltransferase domain-containing protein, which yields MTDGPPHIFDRALLDRRRQRVAAAAEDFLLRAVADDLLDRLAAVKRTFALGVDLASPLPLVAERLAATGQASRVLRIDRIGAPDIVGDPELLPLAPASADLIVSALALHWTDDLPGTLAQVRVALKPDGLFLAALLGGETLTELRQSLAQAESEVTGGASPRVSPFAELRTAGALLQRAGFALPVIDADKRTVRYNTALHLMRDLRAMGATNVLVERDRRPLRRQVLIRAASIYAERFADPDGRIRATFEVISLSGWAPHASQQQPLRPGSAKARLADALNAVEKSAGEKAGG from the coding sequence ATGACCGACGGCCCCCCGCACATCTTCGACCGCGCGCTGCTCGACCGGCGGCGGCAGCGCGTCGCCGCCGCCGCGGAAGACTTCCTGCTGCGGGCGGTGGCCGACGATCTGCTCGACCGCCTCGCAGCGGTTAAGCGCACCTTTGCGCTGGGCGTCGATCTCGCCAGCCCGCTGCCGCTGGTCGCCGAGCGTCTCGCCGCGACCGGACAGGCAAGCCGGGTGCTCCGCATCGACCGCATCGGCGCACCCGACATTGTCGGCGACCCGGAGCTGCTGCCTTTGGCGCCGGCGAGCGCCGATCTCATCGTCTCGGCGCTGGCGCTCCACTGGACGGACGACCTGCCCGGCACGCTGGCGCAGGTCCGCGTCGCCTTGAAACCGGACGGCCTGTTCCTCGCCGCACTGCTCGGCGGCGAGACGCTGACCGAGCTGCGCCAGTCGCTGGCGCAAGCGGAGTCCGAGGTGACCGGCGGCGCCTCGCCGCGCGTCTCGCCGTTCGCCGAACTGCGCACCGCCGGCGCGTTGTTGCAACGTGCAGGCTTCGCGTTGCCGGTGATCGACGCCGACAAGCGCACCGTCCGCTACAACACCGCGCTCCACCTGATGCGCGACCTGCGCGCCATGGGCGCTACCAACGTGCTGGTCGAGCGCGACCGCCGTCCGCTCCGTCGCCAGGTGCTGATCCGCGCCGCGTCGATCTACGCCGAACGCTTTGCCGATCCGGATGGGCGGATACGCGCGACCTTCGAGGTCATCTCGCTGTCGGGCTGGGCGCCGCACGCCAGCCAGCAGCAGCCGCTCCGTCCGGGCAGCGCCAAGGCGCGCCTCGCCGATGCGCTGAACGCGGTCGAGAAATCGGCGGGGGAGAAGGCCGGCGGTTAG
- the mutT gene encoding 8-oxo-dGTP diphosphatase MutT: MTGHIVLVAACALVDVDRRVLLTQRPEGKSMAGLWEFPGGKIEAGETPEATLVRELKEEIGVETSESCLAPLTFASHAYDDFHLLMPLYICRRWSGIPQGREGQALKWVRAANLRDYPMPAADIPLIPALIDHL; encoded by the coding sequence ATGACCGGCCATATCGTCCTCGTCGCCGCCTGCGCGTTGGTCGACGTCGATCGCCGCGTGCTGCTCACCCAGCGGCCCGAGGGAAAATCGATGGCCGGCCTGTGGGAATTTCCCGGTGGCAAGATCGAAGCCGGCGAGACACCGGAAGCGACCCTCGTCCGCGAGTTGAAAGAAGAGATCGGCGTCGAGACTTCGGAATCGTGCCTGGCGCCGCTGACCTTTGCCAGCCACGCCTATGACGACTTCCATCTGCTGATGCCGCTTTACATCTGCCGGCGCTGGTCGGGCATCCCGCAGGGGCGCGAGGGGCAGGCGCTGAAGTGGGTGCGCGCCGCGAACCTCCGCGACTATCCCATGCCGGCCGCCGACATCCCGCTGATCCCGGCGTTAATAGATCATTTATGA